In the genome of Pseudomonadota bacterium, the window TGAACGCAGCGCCCCCGCTCGCCGTGCCCTCTACCCGCACGTCGCCCCCATGCGCCTGGGCAAAGGCGCGCCCCGCCACCAGCCCCAGGCCAGCGTTCTCGCTGGACGCGCGCGTGGTGTAGAACGCCTCGAAGATGCGCGCGCAATCCTCTTGCGCCACTCCCGGTCCGCTGTCGGCGACCACGATCTCGATGACCGATCCGGAGGTGCGGGTGGTCACCTCGAGCAGTCGGTCCCCCGTGGTGAGCATCGCTTCGATGGCGTTGAGCACGAGGGCGAGCACGGCATGGCGCAAGGCGCTCACGTCGACCACGATGCCAGGGAGGTGCGCGTCGAGTGAGACGCTCACGCGAATGCGGTTGCGCTTCGTGAGGTACTCTGTGAAGGCGAGGACATCATCGACGATCGGGCCCACCTCGACGGCCACGGGGGCGGCGCGATCGACGCGGCAGAAGCGAGCCAGCCGTCCCACGAGGTCGCGACAGCGCTGGGCGCATCCCTCGATCTCCTTGATGTCTTCGAGCGCTGTGCCGCTCATGCTCTCTTGCAGCAGCTGTGCGTAGCCGAGGATGCCGGTGAGCGGATTGTTGATGTCGTGGCACACGCCGCGCACGAGTGACAGGGCGGCCCCCGCTCGATGCGACGCGACAGCGAGCCGGGTCACGCGCGCCAGCTCCTGCTGTGCGAGATCGCGCTCGAGACACGCCTGCCGCCCTTCCCGGATCAAGGCGCGCACCGCTGTGGTCTGCGCCGACAGCAGAAAGATCCGCGCCAGTGCGGCTTCCTCGTCGATGACGTCGCCTTCGACCGTTTCATCGGCCCCGTTCCGCAAGGCTTCGAGGGCGCGCTCCGGCGCCCCCGAAGGGGCCAGCGCGACCACGACGGCTGTGGGGTGTGCCTGTCGCACCGCAGAGAGAAGCGCGGAAACCTCGATGTTCGCCGTTCTGAGGTCGGCGATGATGGCGTCGGCGGGCACGGCCGCGATCCGGGCCACCGCTTCGGTCGCGGCGAGCACCGTGACAGACGGGGGCGCAGACGGCCCCAGTGCCGCGCGGGCGGATGCTTGCTCGAGGGGCGTGATGAACAGCAGGTGCATGGGTCGTGGGGGCTTCTACGCGTCCGAGATGCCTCCTTTCGCTCACAGAGGCGGTGGCTCTCTCCTCCCTCCCCGTCTGCAGGAACCCTTGCATCGTGTGCGAAGAGAAAGCGCCCTATGAAGCACCTGAACCGTCGATTCCTGCTCGTTCTCGCCTCGCTGATCGTGCTCGCCGTGCCCGCGCGCGCCTACGAAGACTATCTCTTCAACTTCAGCATCAAGGGTCCGAAGGGCTGGCTCGCCATGCCCACGGCCAGCGTTCCCGGCACCTACCGCTTCGGCTGGACGTCTCCAGAGTGGGGAATGCCAAAGGCCCGCAACGTCTGGGGGTCCACCATCAGCGTGTTCGTCCAGGACACCGAGGGGCACACCGCACAAGACCTGCTCGAGAAGAACGTCGCCGTCATCTCGGGCAAGACCGAGGTCAAGCCGGATCCGCGCGCCAATCTTCGCGTCGTGAAGCAGCAGACCATCACGGTCGACGGCAATCCGGGGTTCGTGATGGAGGTGCTGGGAAACGGCACGGGTTTTGCCATCTCGGTGCCCGTCGACCCGAAGGCGAAGAACCCGTTCAAGATGGTGCCCACGCGTCAGCGCTGGTTCTGCGTGGTGAAGGGCAAGAACCTCATCGGGGTGCTCAGCACCTGCCCCGACAGCCTCTACAAGAAGTATGCGCCGACGTTCACCGCGACCGAGAAGACGCTTCAGGTGCGCTAGTACGTCAACCGAATGACGCTCCCGCGCTCGCAGTGCCGTGCACGCCCATCGCTCAGCACACTCGCGAGCGCTTTTCTTTTGCTGGCGCTGATATCGGCTGCTGGCGCCAGTCCGCCTGAAAAAGAGGTGTGTCTCACGCTCAGCACTGACCCGCCTGGTGCAGCTGTGTTTCTCGTGACTGGGTTCTGGGCGATTTTCGCCTGGTCGAACGGCTGGGGGGCGGAGCCACCGGAACCGTCTACCGCGGTGTGCCCGTGAAGGCTGTGAAAGAAGATTCTGGCCTGTCGAGCGTGGCCGTGAAAGTGCTCTCGCCGGAGCTGTCGTCTGATGACGTGTTTCGACGGCGCTTCGAGCGTGAGGCCCGCCTGAGCTTGTCCCTGAAGCACCCCAATCTGCTGCGGGTCATCGATGCCGGCGCACATGACGGCCTCCTCTACCTGGTGATGGACCTCATCCAGACCGGTTCGGGAGGCTGGCGTCCAGGCGACGGCGTGCTGAGCCCACGCGCCACGCTCGATGCGCTTGCGCAGGTCTTCGCCGGCGTGCAGGCGTTGCACGACGCGGGCATCGTGCACCGCGACCTCAAGCCAGAGAATGTCTTGTGGACCCGAGCGCGGGCTGGCCAACGTGTTGCGCAGCTGCTCCGGCGCCGTGCAGGGGGGGCATGAGCGTGCTGCGGCGGCCTGCCCCCCCCGTTGGGGTGAGACAGTGTGCGAAGCGCGTTGATCTCGCGACGCAGCCGACGCGTGAAACCTTCGTCTCGCACGGTTGCTCTTCAACCCCACCTGGACCAGGCCCCCTTGCGTGCGCTCGCTGCGATGAGAGACGTTGCTTCTCTCGCGCGGCTACGGCGTCATGCGATAGAGCATGCGCGCGAAGGGAATCGTCTCGCGAATGTGGTCGAGCCCACAGATCCAGGCCACCACGCGCTCGATGCCCATGCCAAAGCCGGCGTGCGGTACCGAGCCGAAGCGGCGCAGGTCGAGGTACCACGTGAACGCCTCTTCCGGGAGCTTGTGCTCGTGGATGCGCGAAAGCAGGGCGTCGAGGTCGTCCTCGCGCTGGCCGCCGCCGATGATCTCGCCGTACCCCTCGGGTGCGAGCAGGTCGGCGCAGCGGGCCAGCTCGGGACGCTCGGGGTTGGTCTTCATGTAGAAGGCCTTGCACGCGATGGGGTAGCTGTGCACGAACACCGGGGTCTCGAACGCCTCGGCCAGCACGGTCTCCTCATCGCCGCCGAAGTCGTCTCCCCACTTCACGTCCTTGCCCTTCTCTTGCAGCAGCTTGATCGCGTCGTCGTACGAGAGCCGCGCAAACGGTGCCACCACCTTCTCGAGACGAGCGGTGTCGCGCTCGAGCACCTTGAGCTCGGCGGCGCGCTTCTTCAGGACGCGCTGCACCACGTACGAGACGAACTGCTCCTGCACGGCCATGTTCTCTTCTTGCTCGCAGAAGGCCATCTCCGGCTCGATCATCCAGAACTCCATGAGGTGACGGCGCGTCTTCGACTTCTCGGCCCGAAAGGTCGGCCCGAAGCAGTACACCTTGCCGAAGGCCATGGCGGTGGCTTCGTTGTAGAGCTGTCCGCTCTGCGAGAGGAAGGCGTCGCTGTCGTCGACATACTTCGTCTTGAAGAGATTGGTGGTGCCCTCACACGCGTTGGAGGTGAGAATCGGCGCGTCGACCCGCAAGAAGCCCTGCTCGTCGAGCCAGTCCTCACACGCCTTGATGATTTCGTGTCGAATGCGCAATATGGCGTGCTGACGCGAAGAGCGCAGCCAGAGATGGCGATGATCCATCAAGAAGTCGACGCCGTGGTCCTTGGGCGTGATGGGGAAGTCTCTCGAGTCTCCGATCACCTCCACGTCGCGCACCGCGAGCTCGAAGCCCCCTGGGGCACGGCTGTCTGCGCGAACCTCACCCGTGACCACCAGCGAGGTCTCCTGCTGGAGCGCGCCGAGCGATTCGAACAGCTCAGGGGTCACGTCGTTGCGTCCGGCGACCCCCTGTATCTGCCCGGTCCCGTCTCGAAGGATGAGGAAATGGACGTTCTTGCTCGATCGCTTGTTGCGCAGCCACGTGCGCAGGCGCACGAGGCTTCCCTCATGAGCGCCCACGCCCTCGATGGTGGAGTACGGCGGAAGGGTCTGGACGGTGATGTCGGACATGGCTCTCCTGGAATGCGTGGAATGGCGGGCGGCGCTTCGGCAAGGGCGTTGCGCACCCCTGTGACGCGGGGGTCTATTTCTTGTTCGAGACGCGGTTGTCCCGACGGGTCACGACGAGAAGGCACTCCTGGGCCTCTTCGCAGTCCGGCTTGAGGTCGAGGGCCTTCTTCCAGGCGTTGCGCGCCTGCACCCCAAGACCTCGCGCGTGGTAGATGCGACCCATCAGCACGTACCCGTCGACCAGACAGGGGTCGATCTGCAGCGCCTTCTTGATCTCCTTGAGCGCGGCATTGTGGTTTCCCAGCTCGAAGTACGCCTGCGCCAGGCCCTTGTGCAGAACCGACGATCGTGCGTCGTTCTTGAGGGCCTCCTTGTAGCAGGCAATGGCATCTTCCCAGCGGTTGTTGCGCCCGTGCACCAGCGCCAGCGACGCCATGGCCTCGGCGTTCTGGGGCTCGAGCTCGAGCACGCGCTCGAACATCTCCTGGGCCTCGCGCTCCCGGTTCTGCTGCAGGTACAGCGAGCCCAGGAGAACGTAGGTCTCGGTGAAGCTGGGCTCGAGTCGCAACGCCTCTTCGAGACGGGTGACGGCTTCGTCGACGTACCCACGGTGGGCAAGCGAGTGGCCCAGGTTGTAGAGGGCGTCAGGATTGGTGGGTGAGAGGCGCGTGGCCCGTCGGAACTCGACGATGGCCGGATCGAGCCAGCCCAGATGCATGTAGACAACGCCCAGGTTGATGTGGGTGCGCGCAAAAGAAGGGTCGAGCTTGATGCAGGCCTTCAGCTCGTCGACGGCGGCGTGCAGCTCACCCAGCGAGAGATGGATCACGCCTCGCAGGTTGCGGGCATCGAGGTGATACGGATTGACCTTGAGGATCTTCTCGATCTGGGACTGGGCCTTCTTGTACTTGCCCTGCTCGACGTAGGCCTCGGCCAGGGACAGCCGCAGCTCCCAGTCTTCCGGGTTCAGCTGCAGCGCTTCCTGCCAGTACTTGATGGCCGTGGCGTACTCTTCTTTCTGGAAGTAGGCCAGTCCGAGGTAGAAGAGGGCTTCTTCGCAAGCGGGCCCGAGCTCGAGGGCCATCTTGAAGAAGTGGATGGCGCGTTCAAGGTCGCCTGTCTCGGCATATGCGACGCCGAGATCGAGCCGCACCTCAGCGTGCTCGCGGTCAAGTGCCGCAGCCTGGAGCCACGCCTTGATCGCCTCGTCGAGCTGCCCCTTCTCGCGATGCGCCCGCCCCATCTGGAGGCTGCTCTCAAACGAGTGCGCCTTCTGGTACGGGAACAGACTGATGACCTTCGAGTCTGCGCTTCGTACCCGACCGCCCTCGTCTTCCATGCGAGCCGTTCGCGCCTTTCGCTGATCTGGGCCTGGGGCGTCTGCCGTCAGGCGAGGGCCGCCGACACGGCGTCGATGGAGCCCACGAGGTCGTAGGGGTGCGCGCCCGTGATGCGCACGTTCTGGAACTCGCCCACGCGCGCTCCACGACCGTTCACGAACACGGTGCCGTCGATCTCGGGTGCGTCGGACTCGGTTCGACCGAGGTACCGCGCGCCTGCCGGGAACTTCACGATAGCGCGCCCGATTCCTGCCTCAGCCTCGCCGCCACGGCTCTCCGGCGCGTCTGGGCGCAGGTCGGCACCGGGCACTTCCTGGTCGATGAGAACGCGGATGGTCTTTCCGATGCGGGCCGCATTGCTCTCGTGGGAGATGCGCTGCTGCAGCTCGTAGGCGCGCTTGAAGCGGCGGCGCTTCACCCCGTGGGCCACCTGGCCCTTGAGCAGCGCGGCGGGCGTGCCCTCTTCCTTGCTGTACGTGAAGACGCCCACGCGGTCGAAGCGCACATCGCCCATGAAACCGAGCAGCTCTTCAAAATCGTCTTCGGTCTCCCCCGGGTAGCCCACGATGAATGTGGTGCGAAGCGTGATGCCGGGCACCTTCTCGCGCAGCTTCATCATCAGCTCGGTGTAGAACTTCCGATCGCCGGGCCGCGACATGGCGCGGAGCACCCGGCCGCTGGCGTGCTGCAACGGCATGTCGATGTACTTGCAGACCTTGGGGTTGCGCGCGATGACGTCGATGGTGGCGTCATCGAGCGACGTGGGATAGGCATACATGACGCGAAGCCATTCCACGCCGGGCACCTCGGAGAGACGGTCGAGAAGCTCTCCCAGGGCGCGGCGCCGATACAGGTCGCGCCCGTAGTCGGTGATGTCCTGGGCGATGAGCACCAGCTCCTTGGCTCCTCTGGCTGCGAGTCGCGTGGCTTCCTCCACGATCGACTCCATGCTGCGCGAGCGGAACCCCCCGCGGATGGTGGGGATGATGCAGAACTTGCAGGTGTGGTTGCACCCCTCCGAGATCTTGAGGTAGGCCCAGTGACGGGGTGTGGAGACCTGGCGCTCGAGGACCTGCTCATAGTCGATGCGCTCCTCGGTGAAGGCCAGCGCCTTGCCGCCTTCGAGCGTCTTGTCGATGATCTCGTCGATGCGCGGAAACTCGTCGGTGCCTATCCAGACGTCGACCTCGGGCATCTCCTTGGGCAGCTCGGCGCGGTAGCGCTGCGAAAGGCATCCCGTCACGGCAAGGAGCTTGCAGTCACCCTCGCTCTTGTAGCGTGCGAGCTCGAGGATGGTCTGAATGGATTCCTCCTTGGCCGATCGCACGAAGGCGCACGTGTTCACGATGATCATCTGAGCCTCGCCGGGCGTCGCGATGGCCTGATGCCCGCGCTGGTCGAGACGGCTCATCATGATCTCGGAATCGACGAGGTTCTTCGGGCATCCGAGGCTCACGAGATGGTAGTTCACGGTGCGGCTTCCCCTTGCGAAATCAGCCCGCAGTATAGCACTTCACGCGTCAAGTTGCAAATCTGGCGAGCAGCGTGGGGGTGACGTGACGGCGGTCACGGTCTGTCTGCCGCTGTTTGAGGGCCATCACGGTGCGCGCCGTGGAGAAGGCGTATCGTGAAGACATCGAGAGAAGAGAGCTGTGAGGAACGAAACGTGAGAACCTTCGAGGCCATCGTCGAGACCCAGGTGCGTCAGATCAACCGGCGTGAGGCCAGTCGCTACCACATGACGCCTGCGCAGATGGGCATCGGCCTGTCGTCAGAGCCTGGCGCCGAGGTGCTCGACTACAGCCACGGCGGTCTGCGCCTGCGCACATCGACGCCGCTGGCCGAGGGCACACGACATCGCTTCACGGTGAGCCTTCCCTGCGCAGCATCGCGCGACATCACCTTCCAGGTGCGCTGGTCGAAAGGCTGTGAATGTGGCCTGGAGGCCGTCAACACCCCGGAGGTGCCAGAGGCGGTGCGCCTGATGACTGAAGCCGTCATGGCCCTGGTGGCGCGCAGCGAGGCGGCTTGACCTGCCGGGGCGCGCAGCGAGGGCAGACGCGAGCGCTGCGGCCGATGCCCCCCCCAAAAAAACCGACAGGCGGCTTGCGCCGCCTGTCGACGGAGAACTCGCGCGTAGCGTGCTACGCGCCCACCCCTCCGAGGGTGGGTCTCATACTGTCAGAAGGAATCGGACCCACCTCCTTCCCTGCCGCGCGTGCGCGACATGCGAGCTCCAGGGCGGCCAACCCTCGCCCGCTATCGCGATCCCTGGCCGGGGACCGCGAGTTCTAAAACGTTGCTTGCGATGCGTGCATCGTAGCACATCTCCCCTCTGTCAGTCAAGAAGAGATGGCGTTGCGCAACACGCGTGAATCGGCGTCACTGCGCCATTCATGCCCGATCGATCGGGCCCGCGGCCAAGGCGTTGCGCGCACGATCCACATCGAGCTCTCCCTCCCAGTGTGACACCACGAGCGCCGCCACGCCGTTCCCCACGAAGTTGGTGAGCGCGCGCGCTTCCGACATGAAGCGATCGACGCCCAGGAGCATGGTGATCGACGAGACGGGCAGCGTCTGGGTGGCGTTCAGGGTTGCGGCAAGGGTGATGAAGCCGCCCCCCGTGACGGCCGCCGCTCCTTTCGAGGTGAGCATGAGCACGAGCAGGAGGAACATCTGATCTTGCAGCGGCAGCGGCGTGTTCGTGGCCTGCGCCAGGAAGACCGCCGCCATCGTCAGGTAGATGGATGTTCCGTCGAGGTTGAATGAGTAGCCTGTCGGCACCACGAGACCCACCACCGATCGAGGACAGCCCAGTTCCTCCAGGCGTGCCATCAGGTTGGGCAATGCCGCCTCTGAAGATGAGGTTCCCAGCACCACGAGGAGCTCGTGCCGGATGTAGGCGATGAAGGCAACGATGGAGAGACCGAGAGCGCGCATGGCAAGCCCGAGCACCACGAGCACGAAGAGCAGGCAGGTTGCGTAGACGCACAGCATCAGCCAGACCATGCTGGCCAGCGACTCGACCCCGTACCGCCCCACGGTGAATGCCATGGCCCCGAAGGCACCCAGGGGCGCCAGACGCATGATGAGGGCTACAATGTCGAACAGGGCCTCACTCCCCCGTTCGGTGAGCTCGAGCAGCAGATGGCCACGCTCTCCCAGTCGTGCAAGGCTGAATCCGCAGAGCACCGCAATGACGAGCACCTGAAGCATGTCACCGCTCGAGAACGCGCCGACAAAGGTTTCTGGAACGGCGCCCATCACGAAATCGACAAATCCTCGTGCCTTGCTGGGGTCGGCCACCTTGGCCAGATCGGCTGTGCCCACGGTCGACGGCGGAGGCGTCACGCCGCTGCCGGGCTTCACCAGATTCACCACGACGAGTCCGATGACGAGGGCCAGCGTGGTCATTCCCTCGAACCATATCAGGGCCTTCACGCCCACGCGTCCGACTTTGCGCATATCGCCCATGCCCGCGATGCCCACCACCACGGTGGCAAAGACCAGGGGCGCGATCACCATCTTCACCAGCTTTATGAAGATCAGCCCCAGCGGCTCGAAGCGGACCGCGAGCGCGGGCGAGACGAATCCGACCGCCGCGCCCAGTGCCACGGCTACGAGCACCGCGAGATACAGGCGTCCGGAGGCCGGAGAGGCAGAGGCGTCTGGAGTGATGGGAATCTCCTCGGGTCGTGTTGAACCGCCTCTTCGCGAATCCGGCCCCTTCTCCCTGGCTTCGGCCGACCTGCGCACCGTTCAGCTGGCGCGGGCATCAAGCGCTCAGGAGCAAATCTCATGACCGACAAAGAACCCTTCGGCATGCCCATCGAAGAGGCGATGCGCACCCAGCGTGCCATGCGCCGGCTCAAGGCCGACCCCGTCGACGACAGCCTGGTCTTGCACCTCGTCGATCTGGCCATGCGAGCGCCCAGCGGGGGCAACCAGCAGAGCCAGCAGTTCATCGTGGTGCGCGACCGTGCGGTCATTCGCCGTCTCGGCACGCTCAACCGAAGAGCGTGGCGGGTTTATGGAGGACTCGGTCGGCTTGCCATGCGTGGCAACGATAAGATGAATCGGCTCATGGACGCGGGCGATCACATGGCCGAGCACTTCGACGAGATCCCGGTCGTCGTGGTGGCCTGTCTGCGCGGGCGGGCTCCCCTGCTCCCCCATCTGGCCGTCGCCTCGTACTACGCGTCGATCTTCCCATCGGTGCAGAACCTGCTGCTCGCTGCGCGGGCGGCGGGGCTCGGGGCGTGCCTCGTCACCCTGCCGCTGTGGAACGTGCGCGCCCTGAAGCGCGCCTTGTCTCTCCCGGGGAATGTGACGCCCTGCGCCATCATCCCCCTGGGCTGGCCGATGGGGCGTTACGGGCCTACGACCCGTCGCCCGGTGGGCGAGGTGGTGCATCTCGATCGGTGGGGGAACCAGCCTTTCAGAGACCTTGGAGGCGCCACATCTGACCCGTCCTGAGCGCGAGGGTTTTGAACTGCGTGCGCGTGGGTAGCCTGACCCCCGTGCGAAGGCGCCGTGGAAGCCTTCCATCGACGAGGGAGATGCCATGGACCTTTTGCAGGTGCGCGAGCGCGCGCTGTCGTCAGAGATCGAGATCGTGGAGGTTGCCGGTGAGATCGACGTCTACACGGCCCCGCGGCTTCGCAGCCATCTCGAGGAGGTCATCGCACGCGGCGCGCCGCTGGTTGGCGTGGCGCTCGACGATGTGCGGTATCTCGACAGCTCAGGACTGGCGGCACTCATCGCTGCTCAGGCCGCACTCGACCAGCGACACGGGCGCTTGATACTGATCACGTCGAAGCCGCGCATCGTTCGCCTGCTGCAGCTCACGGGGCTGGCCGATGTCTTCACCGTTGTGGGGGAGATCAGCGAGGTGCCCCGCCTTCTCGAGGCCTGAAGGTGCCGGCTTTGGCGGGAACCGACCTGTCGAAGCCGGCGCGCGGCAGCCTCACGTCTTTTACACTCAGGCGGCGGGATCGAGGACCTCTGCCGTAAGGCCCTTCGACGTGTGGTTCGACAGGCGCTGCATCGTGGCGCTCCACAGCAGCAGCGTGAGCGAGACCATCACGCCCGTGGCCGCCACGAGGTGGACGAAGCTCACGAACGGATCGTGTGAGACGATGCCGAGGTCAGCCAGGAAGCGGGATCCTGCCGTGAGCGACGGCATGAACGAGAGCACGGCCGTGACGGGAGAGCCCGCGCCCAGTGAGGCATAGAGGCAGAAGGTGAGGCCAAGAGCCGCCACGCGTCTCACTGGAGAGGAACCGCTCGCCATCGCGCTCATCGAGCCGTAGAGAAAGCCGCCGGCCAAGACGAGCGGGAGCAGGACGGGCGCGGCGAAGAAGCTTGCCAGCACGATGGTCAGGCCCAGCAGATGGGCGTCGTGCGACGTGCGGCTCACCGCAGACGCCCACAACCCGAGCGCAGCCGCCGCGGCGGCGACAGACAGTGCATAGATGTAGAGCGAGAGCACCTCGAAGCTCGTGAGCCCCCCCGTGCAGACGAAGATGACCAGCACGGGAAAGGCCACCGTCATCTGCGTGAGGGGCAGCGTGATGGCGCCCATCAGCTTGCCGAACATGGCCTCGTCGCAGGAGATGCCGGTCAGGGCCAGGTCTTCCCAGGTGCGTCGTGAGCGCTCTCCCGTGACCGCCGTGGCCAGGAACGCGGAGAAGCGCATCGAGAGATACAGCAGCAGGAGAACGATGGCTCCCGTGAGACCGACGTGCAACGAGGTCTGAGAAGCCGCCGCTGCCTGGGTCGGGGTGATTTTCGAAACGGGCTTCGCCGGCGTGTCGAGGCCCAGGGCTCTGGCCGTTCCCGCGTCGGGTTGGCGCTGCTCCACCATGGCGGGCTGCGCGGTCTGGTTGCGGGGAGAGGTGTAGAACTTGAGCGAGCCCTTCGGCAGGCTGACGCCGTAGCTCTCGAGGAGCATCAGGCGCAGGCAGGCGATGGACGTGTGCCCCTCGACCACCACCGTCGTCTCGTATGCCGAGGTGTAGTCGTTCGGCGCACTCGTGGGGGCGACGTAGAGGGCCAGCGTCCCTTCCTTGGGAGCGGCCTCACGGGTCGCCTTCGCATCGGTGGTGTGGATGAACGCGGTGGAACGGATTTTCGCACCGCGCTCGCGAGAGGTCTTCAGATCGTTGAGGGTCCAGAAATGGGAGTAGAAGCTCGGGGCGATCAGCAGGACCACGAAGACCAGGTAGCCGGGCCAGCGGCCCGCCCCCGCCCGCAGCTGACCCACCATCTCTCGCAGGAACGACGGGTTCGAGGCGAGAGAGGGGAGCAGCCGGGTCACGAAGGTCTGCGCGCCCGCCCGATAGACGGGGTGGACCTGGGTGTCAGAGAGCCCTCCCCCACCCACGAGGCCGCGATTGAAGCGCGCGGCCGTGGCGGCCCAGAGAATCGCGCAGATCACGGGAACGGCCGCGATGTACAGGGCGGGCAGCCAGGTGTGAAGACCGCTGAATGCCTCAGGCACATCGAGCGAGGCAAGCGCGGCGAGCGGGTTCACGCTCGTGAAGACAGGAGGCGGGGTGGGCTGCAGGAACACGGCACCCACCACGAGATCGAAGAGCGGCGTGAGGAGCAGCCAGACGCCTCGGGCAACCCACCCAGTCACCACGGCCTGCGAGGTGCTGGCGCAGACGCTCGAAACGAAGAGTCCCCCCAGGGTGGCGAGCAGACCGGCCAGTGCGGCGATCACGATGGCGCCG includes:
- the rimO gene encoding 30S ribosomal protein S12 methylthiotransferase RimO, whose translation is MNYHLVSLGCPKNLVDSEIMMSRLDQRGHQAIATPGEAQMIIVNTCAFVRSAKEESIQTILELARYKSEGDCKLLAVTGCLSQRYRAELPKEMPEVDVWIGTDEFPRIDEIIDKTLEGGKALAFTEERIDYEQVLERQVSTPRHWAYLKISEGCNHTCKFCIIPTIRGGFRSRSMESIVEEATRLAARGAKELVLIAQDITDYGRDLYRRRALGELLDRLSEVPGVEWLRVMYAYPTSLDDATIDVIARNPKVCKYIDMPLQHASGRVLRAMSRPGDRKFYTELMMKLREKVPGITLRTTFIVGYPGETEDDFEELLGFMGDVRFDRVGVFTYSKEEGTPAALLKGQVAHGVKRRRFKRAYELQQRISHESNAARIGKTIRVLIDQEVPGADLRPDAPESRGGEAEAGIGRAIVKFPAGARYLGRTESDAPEIDGTVFVNGRGARVGEFQNVRITGAHPYDLVGSIDAVSAALA
- a CDS encoding STAS domain-containing protein, coding for MDLLQVRERALSSEIEIVEVAGEIDVYTAPRLRSHLEEVIARGAPLVGVALDDVRYLDSSGLAALIAAQAALDQRHGRLILITSKPRIVRLLQLTGLADVFTVVGEISEVPRLLEA
- a CDS encoding nitroreductase, which encodes MPIEEAMRTQRAMRRLKADPVDDSLVLHLVDLAMRAPSGGNQQSQQFIVVRDRAVIRRLGTLNRRAWRVYGGLGRLAMRGNDKMNRLMDAGDHMAEHFDEIPVVVVACLRGRAPLLPHLAVASYYASIFPSVQNLLLAARAAGLGACLVTLPLWNVRALKRALSLPGNVTPCAIIPLGWPMGRYGPTTRRPVGEVVHLDRWGNQPFRDLGGATSDPS
- a CDS encoding tetratricopeptide repeat protein, which translates into the protein MEDEGGRVRSADSKVISLFPYQKAHSFESSLQMGRAHREKGQLDEAIKAWLQAAALDREHAEVRLDLGVAYAETGDLERAIHFFKMALELGPACEEALFYLGLAYFQKEEYATAIKYWQEALQLNPEDWELRLSLAEAYVEQGKYKKAQSQIEKILKVNPYHLDARNLRGVIHLSLGELHAAVDELKACIKLDPSFARTHINLGVVYMHLGWLDPAIVEFRRATRLSPTNPDALYNLGHSLAHRGYVDEAVTRLEEALRLEPSFTETYVLLGSLYLQQNREREAQEMFERVLELEPQNAEAMASLALVHGRNNRWEDAIACYKEALKNDARSSVLHKGLAQAYFELGNHNAALKEIKKALQIDPCLVDGYVLMGRIYHARGLGVQARNAWKKALDLKPDCEEAQECLLVVTRRDNRVSNKK
- a CDS encoding asparagine--tRNA ligase, which encodes MSDITVQTLPPYSTIEGVGAHEGSLVRLRTWLRNKRSSKNVHFLILRDGTGQIQGVAGRNDVTPELFESLGALQQETSLVVTGEVRADSRAPGGFELAVRDVEVIGDSRDFPITPKDHGVDFLMDHRHLWLRSSRQHAILRIRHEIIKACEDWLDEQGFLRVDAPILTSNACEGTTNLFKTKYVDDSDAFLSQSGQLYNEATAMAFGKVYCFGPTFRAEKSKTRRHLMEFWMIEPEMAFCEQEENMAVQEQFVSYVVQRVLKKRAAELKVLERDTARLEKVVAPFARLSYDDAIKLLQEKGKDVKWGDDFGGDEETVLAEAFETPVFVHSYPIACKAFYMKTNPERPELARCADLLAPEGYGEIIGGGQREDDLDALLSRIHEHKLPEEAFTWYLDLRRFGSVPHAGFGMGIERVVAWICGLDHIRETIPFARMLYRMTP
- the dctA gene encoding C4-dicarboxylate transporter DctA; this translates as MYLAVLVAVALGAAVGFVSPALAVRFEPLGLIFIKLVKMVIAPLVFATVVVGIAGMGDMRKVGRVGVKALIWFEGMTTLALVIGLVVVNLVKPGSGVTPPPSTVGTADLAKVADPSKARGFVDFVMGAVPETFVGAFSSGDMLQVLVIAVLCGFSLARLGERGHLLLELTERGSEALFDIVALIMRLAPLGAFGAMAFTVGRYGVESLASMVWLMLCVYATCLLFVLVVLGLAMRALGLSIVAFIAYIRHELLVVLGTSSSEAALPNLMARLEELGCPRSVVGLVVPTGYSFNLDGTSIYLTMAAVFLAQATNTPLPLQDQMFLLLVLMLTSKGAAAVTGGGFITLAATLNATQTLPVSSITMLLGVDRFMSEARALTNFVGNGVAALVVSHWEGELDVDRARNALAAGPIDRA